One Pyxicephalus adspersus chromosome 3, UCB_Pads_2.0, whole genome shotgun sequence genomic window carries:
- the MYOCD gene encoding myocardin (The sequence of the model RefSeq protein was modified relative to this genomic sequence to represent the inferred CDS: added 162 bases not found in genome assembly), producing MTLLGSEHSLLIRSKFRTVLQLRLQQRRDRQHLVDHGFMHSLKSPAAFQEQKKNLEKAKGEDFLKHKVRSRQEKSDPTNMHILQDSSAEGSAQAAQVKLKRARLADDLNERIALRPGPLELMEKNILPLESTVKDAMKGHSASFSKSVDAFAFEEDSSDCGLSPDQERSDETKGNPSSSPHETKMADTSISPDSMPAQNPTKENEKDLQDAGNPQSHPCPLHLDNHLSPTGPGAPHGAVVKQNKPSTDSKNRHKKPKDIKPKVKKLKYHQYIPPDQKAEKSPPPMDSAYARLLQQQQLFLQLQILSQQQQQHFNYQGMHHSHLKQQNEQMNRNVNTSAVSSPSLSPVKTTFSGQSNVSSMKPGLLPSNLDDLKVSELRQQLRIRGLPVSGTKTSLMERLRPFQECSGNTVPTFGEITTVTFPVTPNNSLSSYQTHPSAGIMSNGFYQFGSTSSTPPISPASSDLSVNGSLPDTFSDGPMSSPQFGLHPSPIHLSAEESLMSSINSSSYQAELEGMDAEKDKMLVEKQKVINELTWKLQQEQRQVEELRLQLQKRKGSCGPQDKALPSQHFFGVQIKQENVASCPFASKQMAMKTQSNNATENMGSCATQAMSCLMNNHCMEASNPTSMSSTFLSPQCSPQHSPFGTTNSPQHISLPPSPNNHCHYLLSVSPSSQSDTRSVSPQRTNTQICTGQNAGSTVCFSQNQNSLQPPYVDHSESKQGNKDGVSPKSPSVLAKMNTLQPSPQGGQKLSVPCTSFSNAPTSDSKQLPSYEDAVRQQVTRSQQIDELLDVLIESGEMPANAKDERSCGQKLTQLGVPSGNANLSAANSHLPYDNCSNNDSHLEVLLNTHSPMGRAAEIPLLKIGNDDVHFERVIEGFTGKVTEDILPSREILETSLSPMETQMSPSSVESNALHHLSFTESPWETMEWLDLTPPSSATGLGSLTTTGPSIFNTDFLDVNDLNLNNAMDLHLEQW from the exons CCCTCAAGAGTCCAGCTGCCTTCCAAGAACAGaaaaagaacctggaaaaagCCAAG GGTGaagattttttaaagcacaagGTCAGGAGCAGACAGGAAAAGTCTGATCCAACAAACATGCATATTTTACAAG GCCATTCAGCGAGTTTCTCCAAGTCGGTGGACGCCTTTGCCTTTGAAGAAGATAGCAGTGATTGCGGTTTGTCCCCAGACCAAGAGAGAAGTGACGAAACGAAAGGAAATCCATCTTCATCTCCGCATGAGACCAAAATGGCGGACACTTCCATCTCCCCTGACTCCATGCCGGCACAG AATCCCACAAAGGAGAATGAAAAGGACTTGCAGGATGCAGGCAACCCCCAGAGCCACCCTTGTCCGTTGCACCTGGACAACCACTTGTCGCCCACGGGACCCGGTGCACCACACGGCGCAGTTGTCAAG CAGAACAAGCCCTCCACTGACTCCAAAAACCGGCACAAAAAGCCCAAAGACATCAAACCAAAGGTGAAAAAGCTGAAGTACCACCAGTACATTCCTCCGGATCAGAAGGCAGAGAAATCTCCTCCACCTATGGACTCCGCCTATGCCAGActcctgcagcagcagcaactcTTCCTTCAGCTGCAGATCCTCagccagcagcaacagcagcactTCAATTACCAAGGCATGCACCACTCGCATCTCAA gcagcaaaatgaacaaatgaacCGGAATGTCAACACTTCAGCAGTCAGCAGTCCTTCGTTGTCACCAGTAAAGACCACTTTCTCTGGCCAGTCCAATGTGTCTTCCATGAAGCCGGGACTTCTTCCTTCCAATCTGGATGATCTCAAA GTGTCGGAGTTGAGGCAGCAGCTTAGAATACGCGGGTTGCCTGTGTCTGGTACAAAGACCTCCCTGATGGAACGCCTGAGGCCCTTTCAGGAATGCAGTGGTAACACAGTTCCAACTTTTGGAGAAATTACCACAGTCACCTTCCCGGTCACACCAAATAACTCTTTGTCAAGTTACCAAACGCACCCATCTGCCGGAATTATGTCCAATGGCTTCTATCAGTTCGGTAGCACCAGCTCCACCCCACCAATATCCCCGGCCTCCTCCGACCTTTCTGTTAATGGATCTTTACCTGATACTTTTAGCGATGGGCCGATGTCTTCTCCTCAGTTTGGTCTCCACCCCTCCCCGATCCACCTAAGTGCTGAAGAAAGCCTTATGAGCAGCATCAACAGCAGCAGCTACCAAGCAGAACTGGAAGGCATGGATgctgaaaaagacaaaatgttgGTGGAGAAGCAAAAAGTCATCAATGAGTTGACTTGGAAGCTTCAGCAAGAGCAGAGACAAGTGGAAGAGCTTCGGCTTCAGTTACAGAAGAGAAAAGGGAGCTGCGGCCCTCAAGACAAAGCACTTCCATCTCAACACTTCTTCGGAGTGCAGATCAAACAGGAAAATGTGGCCAGCTGTCCCTTTGCATCCAAACAAATGGCCATGAAAACCCAGAGCAACAATGCAACAGAGAATATGGGATCGTGTGCAACGCAAGCAATGTCGTGCTTAATGAACAACCACTGTATGGAGGCCTCCAACCCAACCTCCATGTCTTCCACTTTTTTAAGTCCCCAGTGCTCTCCACAACATTCCCCGTTTGGAACAACAAACAGCCCTCAGCACATCAGCCTTCCGCCATCTCCCAACAACCATTGCCACTACctactgtctgtgtccccaagttCACAAAGCGACACGCGAAGTGTATCTCCGCAACGCACCAACACTCAGATTTGCACAGGACAG AATGCTGGAAGCACAGTTTGTTTCTCACAAAACCAGAACAGTTTACAGCCACCTTACGTCGACCATTCGGAAAGCAAACAGGGTAACAAAGATGGCGTCTCACCCAAGAGCCCGTCCGTGTTAGCAAAG ATGAACACTCTACAACCATCTCCCCAGGGCGGCCAGAAGCTCTCTGTACCTTGTACGAGTTTCTCTAACGCACCCACATCCGATTCCAAGCAGCTCCCGTCCTATGAGGATGCTGTAAGACAG CAAGTCACAAGAAGCCAACAGATTGATGAACTTCTTGACGTTCTTATTGAAAGCGGAG aaatgcCAGCAAATGCTAAAGATGAGCGCTCGTGCGGGCAGAAGTTGACTCAGTTAGGTGTTCCTTCGGGAAACGCAAACCTATCTGCTGCAAACTCCCACTTGCCGTACGATAATTGCTCCAATAACGACAGCCACCTTGAAGTCTTACTGAATACTCACAGCCCCATGGGGAGAGCTGCGGAAATCCCTCTGCTTAAGATCGGAAATGACGATGTGCACTTTGAGCGCGTCATTGAAGGTTTTACAGGCAAAGTGACTGAAGATATTCTTCCCTCCAGAGAGATCTTGGAAACGTCTTTGTCTCCTATGGAGACCCAAATGTCGCCGTCATCCGTGGAAAGCAACGCCCTCCATCATTTAAGCTTTACAGAATCCCCTTGGGAGACCATGGAATGGCTGGACCTGACTCCGCCAAGCTCAGCCACGGGTTTAGGATCCCTGACTACTACTGGTCCCAGCATTTTCAACACTGATTTCCTCGATGTTAACGATCTCAACTTAAACAATGCAATGGATCTACACTTAGAACAATGGTGA